GTGTGAATCGAGCCGATCGGTTCGAGCGTGACAGTCACGTGTGCTCCTCCAGAGTCGAATGTGCTGACGGTCACACCAGGGAGGTCCGGGCAATACGAAGGCTACTCGACGCCGAGAATGACCGCGCTTGCCTTGACGATAGCCGTAACGGGCGTACCCGTGGTCAAGCCGAGTTCGTCGGCGGCCTCGGTGGTGAGGGACGCGCTGATGTGCTGGCCGTTGCCAAGATCGACCTTGACCAGTGCGCTAACTGGGCCGCGGGTAACGGAGGCGACAGTGCCTACGAGCTGGTTGCGTGCTGAGAGCCTCATGCGACTTGCTCCTTTCGGCTGAGCGGGACGATGCGCCCCGCTTCGGGCTGATTGAACACCGACTCCGGAAGCTGCATCGCATGCAGCAGCCGCCGGATCTCGGGCGTACTCGGACTGCAAACAAGCTCGCGCGGGGCACCTACCTGAACAGCGCCCGTCCCCGAGTAGACGACGAGCGTGTCTGCAAGCACACACGCCTCGTACAGATCATGGGTGACCATCACGAATGGAACGCCGCTGTCACGTTGGACTTCACGTAGGAGCGCGCGCATCTCAACGCGAAACGGCAAGTCGAGCGCCGATAGCGGCTCATCGAGCAGGAGCGCTCGCGGCTCGAGAGCCAACGCGCGCGCGAGCGCGCACCGCTGCTTCTGCCCGCCGGAGAGCTGGTGGGGGCGCTTGCTCGCGAGGTCGGCGACGTGTAGCCGGTCGAGAAGCTCCTCGGCACGTGCGCGACGGGCAGTTCGCGGGACGCTCTTGAGCGCGTACTCGACGTTGCCGCGCACGCTCATGTGAGGGAACAGCTGCGCGGACTGAGACACGTAGCCGATTCGTCGATCCTGCGGCGGAGTCCAGATGCCACACGCCGTGTCGCCAAGCACGTCGTCGCCCAGAACCACGCGGCCCACATCGGGCTTGAGCGTGCCGGCAATCATCGAGAGCGTGAGCGACTTGCCTGCTCCCGAGTAGCCGAACAGTACCGTGAAGCCGTCGCGAACAGCCCATCCCACGTCGAGGTCGAAGCCGGGAAGATGCTTGCGAAGCGATACCGACAGCCCGCTCATCGCGCGACCGCCGAGGTCAGTCGGTCAGCGCCGAGGAGAACCACCGCGCTCACTGCCGTGAAGACAAGGACCAGCATGGTCGCCGTCTTCCAGTCACCGTAGATCACTGCGTTGTAGACCTCGAGTGCCATCGTATTGGTCTGGCCTGGGATGTTGCCGGCGACCATGATCGTCGCGCCGAACTCGCCGAGCGCCCGAGCGAAAGCGAGCGCGAGTCCGGCCGCGATGCCTCGCGCGGCGAGCGGCAGCACGACGAATGCCGCGGTCTCAAGTTCGCCGTGACCAAGGGTTCGCGAAGCGTCGGCGTGCGCCGGGTCGAC
This window of the Coriobacteriia bacterium genome carries:
- a CDS encoding TOBE domain-containing protein; the protein is MRLSARNQLVGTVASVTRGPVSALVKVDLGNGQHISASLTTEAADELGLTTGTPVTAIVKASAVILGVE
- a CDS encoding ATP-binding cassette domain-containing protein, yielding MSGLSVSLRKHLPGFDLDVGWAVRDGFTVLFGYSGAGKSLTLSMIAGTLKPDVGRVVLGDDVLGDTACGIWTPPQDRRIGYVSQSAQLFPHMSVRGNVEYALKSVPRTARRARAEELLDRLHVADLASKRPHQLSGGQKQRCALARALALEPRALLLDEPLSALDLPFRVEMRALLREVQRDSGVPFVMVTHDLYEACVLADTLVVYSGTGAVQVGAPRELVCSPSTPEIRRLLHAMQLPESVFNQPEAGRIVPLSRKEQVA